A part of Aegilops tauschii subsp. strangulata cultivar AL8/78 chromosome 2, Aet v6.0, whole genome shotgun sequence genomic DNA contains:
- the LOC109769890 gene encoding uncharacterized protein isoform X4 — translation MKLKMEKLQRYESVKSFDIEGLSPVTPPTELDTYQIIDITRPSDTDPEKAISVAQILSRETDNYFAAVRPTPDPTAAGGFFVFSNIILPWFFGKCHQMSCSSRYAKIENMQVCRDSIYLLVEEILRLDDENCKHITGYMISLLEIGMFLFGEFPRMQGPVDLLQDNFDLDLIIHLTAEVLFDMRNWSYLSKTGFAFYLGMVETWLDVIGHKETFLAGWKKMTAAVTKFEKSGHKLDLLGANGYFSLRKLVGNRLHLLKFDEEYVKRLIIRKCRQHKGRMEALKEDTNQVQLKDHEGENKNGETVEPEIADDLAWKKAKKEYEYWLSLMVEDRDMLIKVLCELNVDLFDKDQSEVPRVVW, via the exons ATGAAACTAAAAATGGAGAAGCTTCAGCGCTATGAAAGTGTAAAATCGTTCGACATCGAAGGTCTATCACCTGTGACGCCCCCCACAGAACTG GACACATATCAGATTATCGATATCACCCGTCCAAGTGACACTGACCCTGAAAAGGCAATATCAGTGGCCCAAATTCTATCCCGTGAAACAGACAATTACTTTGCTGCAGTGCGGCCAACTCCTGATCCTACAGCGGCTGGAGGGTTTTTTGTATTCTCCAATATTATTTTGCCATGGTTCTTTGGAAAATGTCATCAAATGTCTTGTAGTTCGAGATATGCGAAGAT AGAGAATATGCAGGTTTGTCGTGATAGCATATACTTGTTGGTTGAAGAAATCCTCCGCCTTGATGATGAGAACTGCAAGCATATTACTGGTTACATGATATCGCTGCTCGAAATAGGAATGTTCTTGTTTGGAGAATTTCCTAGAATGCAAGGACCAGTTGATCTACTCCAGGACAATTTTGACTTGGATCTCATCATTCATTTGACAGCTGAAGTTCTGTTTGATATGAGAAACTGGTCGTATCTCTCGAAGACGGGATTTGCATTTTATCTCGGAATGGTAGAAACATGGTTAGATGTGATTGGGCACAAGGAAACGTTTCTGGCAGGTTGGAAGAAGATGACTGCCGCGGTGACCAAATTTGAAAAGAGTGGACACAAGCTGGACCTCCTTGGTGCCAATGGTTATTTCTCTTTGAGAAAACTGGTCGGGAACCGATTGCATCTTCTAAAGTTTGACGAAGAATATGTGAAGAGACTAATAATCAGAAAATGTAGGCAACACAAGGGAAGAATGGAAGCCTTGAAAGAAGATACCAATCAAGTTCAGTTGAAAGACCATGAGGGAGAGAATAAGAATGGAGAGACGGTGGAGCCGGAAATTGCTGATGATCTG GCTTGGAAAAAGGCTAAGAAAGAATATGAGTATTGGTTGAGCTTGATGGTTGAAGACAGAGATATGCTGATCAAAGTTCTCTGTGAGCTGAATGTGGATCTGTTTGACAAGGATCAGAGTGAAG TTCCCAGAGTTGTATGGTAG